Genomic window (Rhodothermales bacterium):
AAGGCCATCTGGGATGCCTGTGACGGATCGAAGACCGTGGTGCAGATCTGCGAGGATTTGAGTGGCGTGTTCGACATCCCGGCCGGCGAACTCCTCGTCGACGTGCGCCTCGCGCTGGAGCAGTTCCTGGTGCTTGGCCTGATCCAGGACAAACAGTCGCTGGTCAATAACGAGGCCGACGTCGCCTGATACGGATTATGCAGACGCTTTTTGTTTCGTTTGGCAATCAGGAAGTCGCCGTCGCCGGAGAGGTCGAGGAAGTCCTCGTCCCGCTGGCGCACAACTTTCGCGAGCTGCTCGTCCCGGTGCCGTATAAACTATTGGACACGCTGACCGTTCGTCGGGAGGGCGATCGCTACGTGGTGGATGGGGCCGACCAGTTCGGCGACCACGACGGCACGCTCCATGGCGCGATGCAGTGCCTCAAGTTCGAGATCGTGTTCCGATTCGTGCGCGAACACCGGGAGCTGTTGTGGCTGCACGCCGGCGCCGCCGCGAAGGGAGGCCGGGCCGTCGTGATGTGCGGTACCTGGGGGCGCGGCAAAAGCACCCTCGTATCCAACCTGTGCCTCCGCGGCTGGTCCTACCTGTCGGACGACATCGTGCCCGTCTCCCTTGAAACCGGCGAGCTGGTGCCGTTCCCCCTCACGCCGCAGATGCGCGAGCACGCCGCCACGGAGGACGACCGCCTGCTGAGCCCCGGCGAGGTGGCGCAACTCGAAAAACGCACCATCGAATTGCGCGAGGGCCAGATCGACGCCGGCCGCTGCGCCATCGCCGCGCTCATCTTCCCCCAGTACAGCCCAGAGGCGGACATGCGGCTCGTCCGCACCGCCCCGGCCTCGGCCACGCTCGAACTGCTCCAGAACTGCCTCAATTTAAAAATGCACCGGGGCGAGGCGGTCCGCTACCTCGGCAAACTCGTCGAGCGCACGCCGGCCTTTCACCTCCCCTACCGCCACGGCGAAGCCGCCGCCCAACTGCTCATTCACACCCACGCTCAGGGGTTTCCGTTTTGAAGGGTTCCAGGTTCGAGGTGTAAGGTTTAAGGGGTGTTGGCGGACAGGCGCGGCACCAGCCAAAATTCCGTCTGCCGGCCGTCGATGTATCCCACCTCGTCCCCGTCGAAAAAGGCGTCCTCCTCCAGCATGATCCGCACGTCTTTCCCCCATTCCGGGACGGCTACGGTGGTGTTGAGCTCAATCGAATAAGCGGTGTTCAGGTACAGCGGGTAGTCACCCGTGCCGGGTACGCCGCCCTGGCTGTCCCACATCCCGATCGCCGGCCCGGCGGCATGCCCGTGGAAGCCAATGGGGTGGGTGTAGATGGACGGCCGCTGCCCCTCGGCAATGGCCTGTGCCCGGGCGGCCGCCAGCATCTCGTTGCCGGTGCGGCCGGTCTGGAACTGACTCGTCAGGATGTCCTGTAGCCGATTCCCCGCCGCCAGCGCGGCGCGGAGGCCGGCCGGCGCCTCGGTCTCGCCCGGTTTCAGGACATAGGCGTGCTGCTGGGTGTCGGTGTTGAGGCGGAGGTAGGTGATCCCGAAATCGACATGCAGGAGGTCGCCCGGCAGGATGGTGGTTTCCCCGGGCCGGGTGGAGAAATCGCTCCGCGCGTCGGCCGTATCGGCACGCTGGACGTCCACGCTCGGGTGGAACCAGGTGACAAGCCCCAACGACCGGATACGCTCGCGAAACCACCATTCGAGGTCGGTGGTGGTCGTTACGCCGGGTTGGATGGCCTGCTCGGAGAGCCCCTCGGCGATGATGGCGTGGGCGATGCGCACGATCATCGGGTAGAGCTGCATCTCCTGCTCAGTGCGCGTTTCGAGCCAGCCCACGGCCAGGTTTTCAGCAGAGACAATCCGGCCTCGCAGGCCGGCCGGCAGCGCCGACGTCAGGGCGTCGAACTCGGTGTCCGTCATCCCGTCCGCATGGGCGAAGGTGCTCGACCGGTTGAGGGCAATCTTGCGGGGATTTCGCTCGGCGATCAGCGCCGCGAGGCGCTTCCACTGGTCGGGCTCCTCCTCGGGGTTCCAGGCGGCCGGAAAGGCGTTGCCGACGGCGTAGCGGGCGACGGCCAGGCGCTCCAAGCCCGCCTCGTCGCCCCGGTCGTAAAAGAGGAGGATCGTCCGCCGGCGCGCCGCGAGCCAGGTGGCCGGCAGCATGGTTTCGATCACCGGATCTTCGTTGTACTCGCGCCCCACGATCACCCACATATCGATCCCCTCCCGCCGCATCAATGCCGGAACGACGGTTTCGAACCGATCGAGCAACACCCGGTCGATCACTGCCGCCTGCTCACGCAGCGGGAGAATCGCCGGCATCGGGAGGTGTTGAGCCAGCAGAGAGGATGGGGTCAGGAGGAGGAAGAGGAAGAATAGACGCATTGATTAGCGAGTAGTGATTAGGCAATAGCGATTAGCGAGGGGGGTGGGATGATCACCTCGTCTCTTTCAGCACCGTCATCCTCGCGAACGCGGGGATCCATACATACATCAAAAATTACAGGGAATCACATCTGGAACCGCAAACGAGATATTCTCATGCCTTCTATGGATCCCCGATCGGGGTCGGGAGCCTGCCCCGGGCCTGACCGGGGGATGACGACAAAAAGAAAACGCTCATCAGCCCTTAATCCTGAGAAAACGCTCAATGACCATCGCCCATTGACCATCGACGATCGCCCATCAATCATCACCCATACCGCCGTTCCGGCGGACGCACCGCCAGCGAATCGGGGATGGCGTTACTCTGAGGATTCGGGTTCACGACCGAGACGAGCGGCAGGTCGAGGGCGGTCCAAAACTCGCCGAGGGCCTGGATGAGGAATTCCTGCTGGAGCTCCACCATGTCCGGGTCGAACCGGCCGAGGGAGTCGAGGTGGTCCTGGATTTCCAGGTAGAGGACACGGGGCCACTCGGGGAATTTTTCGTTGGCCTGTTTGAGCAACGCGAAGAGGTCCTGCGAGGCCCGCTCGAAGTCGTGGCCGGCTTCGATGATGTGGTATACCGACACCGTGTTGTCGAAGCTCATCCAGATGCCGGGCGCATCGGGTTTGTTGAGGCGGGGATGATCGGCGGTTCCATCGGCGCGGGTGTTGGGTTGGCGGACAAGAGTGCCCCTCCAACGCGATGCCGCCGGCGAAGGTTCAGGCGGCCCGCGTGTAACGGAGGGTCACGGTGGTGCCTACGCCTTTTTCGCTTTCGAGGGCGATGACGCCACCCATGGCGTCTACAAGCCGCTTCGCGATCGCGAGGCCGAGGCCGGCACCTTCAAAGGGGCGGGTGATGCCCGTGCACTCCTGCTGGAATTCGCGGAAGAGGTGAGGGAAGAACTCGGCCGAGATGCCGACGCCGGTATCCTGTACGATAAGCGTGACGGCGTCTTCTGTCGAGGCGACGATGATCTGGATCGCACCAAGACTAGTGAATTTGAGCGCGTTGCTGAGGATCTGCTTGAGGACACGGGTGGAGGCTTCAGGGTCGATGGACGCCATGACGGGCTCCGCCGGCGCGTGGAAGTGCCACAGCAGACCCCGGGCAATGGCGTCCTCCCGGAAAGGCGTCGCGACTTCGGCGACATGAGCGCCGAAGTCCGAAAGGGTCGGTTCGAACGCGAGCAGGTGATCTTCCTGCTGCGACAGATCGAGCAGCGCGCCGAGCGTATCGAAGAGCCGGCCGGCGCTTTTTTCGATGAGTGCCGCGAACCGGCGATGGGTCGCGTCTTCCTGGGCGCCAAGCAACTCCGCGAACCCCAGGATCGAAGTCAGCGGGGTGCGGATCTCGTGGCTCATAATCGACAGGATCGACGAGTCGAGCAGGTCGACGGCCGGCGGCGGCCACCCGGTCTTGTCGATGCGCAAGACACCCAGATAACGGCGCGCACCAGTTGCCGGGTCGTGTTCCACCAGCTGCACCGCATGTTGCATCCTCCGGTGCCCGGCGTCCGGGATGCGGAGGCGGACGCAGACGGTGTCCGACTGCTGGAGGCTCAGGGCCTGGTAGGCGGCGAGCATCGGGCCGGCGTCGTCCGGATGCACCATGTCGGTCCAGCGCAGCGGCTGCGAGGTGTCGAACCGGATGCCAGTCACTCGGCCGAACGCGCTGGAGGCGCGCTGGAGCCAGCAGGTGCCGTCGGCCTCCTGGGTGAGGGCGAACGAGCAGGCCGATGTCAGCCCGGCGAGTAGATGGTTACCGGCGTCGAGTTCCCGGTTGGCCTGTTCGAGCCGTTGAAGCGCGGTGATGTCCGCCGCCATAAACGCGCAGGCTTCGATCTGCCCGAGCGCGTCGTACACCGGGAGGAGCCGGCACGAGAGGCGGCGGATGCTGCCTGCCCGCGTGCGCATCTTGAGGTCGAGCCCTGAAATCCGCCGGCGGTTAAAGACGCGCTGGACGATGGTGTCGAACCCCCCGGTGACGGCGTCTTCGGCCAGTAAGGGGGTGATTGGCTGTCCGAGCACCTCGTCCTGGCTGTAGCCGAGGGTTTCCGCGCAGGCCGGGTTCCAGTTCAGGACCCGGCAGGTGGCGTCCACGGCGAAGAGCGGGATCGGGAGGCCGGCGGTCATCCGTTCGTACAGCGCTTCGACGCGGGACACACGTGCCTGAGCCTCTTGCAAAGCCTGTTCTTGCACCCTCAGCCGGTGATGCGTGCTCAGCTCGCTGACCCCGATCGACGCCATATCGTGCAGCAGCTTGATATGCCCGTTTGCAAACGCCCTCGGGGCGCGGTCGACGATACACAGGAGGCCTACGGGGTGGCCGGAGGTGTCGATGAGCGGGGCGCCGGCGAAGAAGCGGATGCCGGCGTTGGTTACCCAGACATCGTTGGCGAAGGCGGGCTCGAGGTCGGTGTCCGGTACGATGAGGCTTTTTCCGGGGAAAACAAGCGCCGGGGAGAGGAATCCGCTCTCCGGTTGTGCGGCCAGGTCGATGCCGAAGCAGGCCATGATCTGGAGCAGCTCGTCTTTTTCGTAGAGGGCGACAAACGCCCCCGGCGCGCTGAACATGCGGGCGACCGTCATGGCCAGCCGGCGGACGGACTGTACGATGCGTTCGTCCCGACGGTCGAAATCAAGCGGCCTGGCCGGCAGGTCCCGGTTGGCCGCTAACGAGCTTCGCCACATAGGCGTGGGCAGGGTTCAAAGATGCGGGTCGGCGACGCAGAGAGAGCCGGCGGCGGAAGAGGGGTGATGCCGATGGGGAAGGCGTGGGCGCGTCGGTGAAAGGATATAGTATATTCAGTGCATCTTATTTTAGATCATTCTTTTTGAGCGCCGGGTTGTCGCCTTTGGCGCATGGTTAGGGGCGTTTTTGGTCTGCGGATTCTCCACACTCGACTCCACCTCAGGCTACCGGCTCGTTGGTCTCTTCCTCTTCTTCCTCGATCTCGTCCGTGTCATCGAGGTCGTCGCCCTCGCCCATGAATGCATCGAGGTTGATCTCCTCTTCATTCCCGTTCTGGAAGCGCCGCGTGCGCTCCAACTCGTCGCGGAGATAGGTCGATGTCGACGTCTCCATCCGCGCCAACTCTTCAGGCGTGCCGGCTCCCAGGATATGCCCGCCTTCCATGCCGCCGGTCGGGCCCAGGTCGATTACGTGGTCGGCGACCTTCACGACGTCCATGTTGTGCTCGATCACCAGCACGGTATTCCCCTTTTTTACGAGGGCGCGCAGGACGTTGAGCAGGTGCCGGATGTCTTCGAAGTGGAGCCCGGTCGTCGGCTCGTCCAGGATGTACAGGGTGCTGCCCGTCCCGGGTCGGCTCAGCTCTTTTGCCAGCTTCACGCGCTGGGCCTCACCGCCGGAAAGCGTCGTCGCCTGCTGCCCCAGTCGGATGTACCCGAGGCCTACCGATTCCAGCGTCCGCAACTTGCGCTCGATCCGAGGGACATTCTCAAAAAACGTCAACGCCTCGGAAACCGGCATCTCCAACACGTCCGCAATACTTTTTCCCTTATACAGCACCTCGATCGTTTCGGCGTTGTATCGCCGGCCTTTGCACGTTTCGCACGCCACGTACACGTCGGGTAAGAAGTTCATCTCTAGCTTGACAATGCCGGCGCCTTTGCAGGTCTCGCAGCGTCCTCCCTTCACGTTGAAGGAGAAACGACCCGCCTTATACCCCCGAATTTTTGATTCCGGCAACTGCGTGAACAGGTCGCGAATGTGCGAAAAGAGGGCGGTGTAGGTAGCCGGGTTAGACCGCGGCGTGCGCCCGATCGGGCTCTGATCGATGTCGATCACCTTGTCGATCTGATTCAAGCCCTGAATCCCCTGGTGGGGGAGAGGCACCAGCATGGCCCGGTGGAAATGGTTGGCCAGGATCGGGTAAAGCGTCTGGTTGATGAGGCTCGATTTCCCCGAGCCCGAGACGCCGGTGACGCAGATAAACGTACCCAGCGGCAGCCGGAGCGTATCCCCCTTCAGGTTGTGCCCGGTGGCGCCCGTCAACACGAGCCACGAACCGTTGCCGGCCCGGCGCTCACGCGGCAACGCAATCGTGCGCTCGCCCGAAAGGTACGACGCCGTGAGGCTTTCGTAGCCGTTAAACCCCTTCACCAGGCCGGCCGGGGCGGATCGCCCGACGATGTGGCCGCCGTATTCGCCGGCGCCGGGACCGAGGTCCACCACGAAGTCCGCCGCCTCGATCATCTCGCGGTCGTGCTCTACGACCAGGACCGAGTTGCCCATGTCCCGCAGCTGTCGCAGGGAAGAAATCAACTTGTCGTTGTCCCTCGGATGCAGCCCGATGCTGGGTTCGTCCAGGATGTACAACACGCCCACGAGCTGCGTGCCGATCTGGGTCGCGAGGCGGATGCGCTGGCTTTCGCCGCCGGAGAGGGTTCGCGCCGGCCGGTCGAGGCTCAAATACCCTACGCCGACGTTGATCAGGAACTCGAGCCGCTCCCGGATCTCCTTCACGATGGGCCGGGCGATGATCCACTCGCGCTCGGTCAATAACAACTGACCGAAATAGACGCGCAGGGCGTTGAGGTCCATGCGGACCAACTCGGCGATGTTTTTCTCCCCCAGCCGAAACGCCAGGCTTTCCTTGCGCAGCCGGCCCCCACCGCAGGCCTTGCAGGGCATCGCGCGCATGTAGCCCTCGGCCCACCGGCGGGCGGTGACCGAGGTGGAGTTGCTGTAGGTGTGCCAGATGTGCTGGTTGATGCCTCCATACCGATGCTTGTAGGCCACCTCGCGGTTCTTGTACGTGTATACGATCTCGAACTGTTCGTCGCCGGCGCCGTCCAGCAGCACCTGCATCTGGCTTTCGGTCAGCTGGTTGAGTGGCGTGTTGAAATCGAATCCGTGGATCTCGGCAACGGCCTTGAGCTGGCTGAACATCCAGATGTCGCGCGGCTTGCCGATCGGTTCGATGCCGCCCTGACCGATGGTTTTGGATGGATTCGGGATGATCAGCGCTGGATCCAGCTCCTGTTTGGTCCCCAGGCCGGCGCACTCGGTGCACGCGCCGTATGGAGAGTTGAACGAGAACGAGTTGGGGGATGGATCCTCATACGACAACCCGTCCTCCGGCGAAAACAGGTGCCGGCTAAACAGGAAGTCCGTCATCTTCTCGCCATCCAGCAGCGCCACCACCAGCGTGCCGCCCCCCATCCCGAGCGCGATGTCGATCGACTGGCTGAGGCGGGTGCGAATGTCCTCCTTGATCACCACGCGGTCGACCACGACTTCGATGTCGTGTGTCTTGTACCGATCGAGCTTCATGCCGTCGGTGATCTCCACCAACTCGCCATTCACCCGAACCCGCGTGAAGCCCTGCCGGCCGATCTGCTCAAAAAGCTCTCGATAATGGCCTTTGCGGCCCTTTACTACAGGCGCCAACAGCAGCAACCGCGTGCCTTCCTCAAACGCTAGAATGCGGTTGATGATTTCGTCGTCCGACTGTTTCCGCATCGGCGCTCCCGAGATGTAGGAGTAGGCCGTGGCGGCGCGCGCGTACAACAAGCGCAGAAAGTCGTAGATTTCCGTGACGGTGCCCACCGTGGAGCGCGGATTGCGGCTCACGGTTTTCTGTTCGATGGAGATAACCGGCGACAGCCCGTCGATGAAATCCAGGTCAGGGCGCTCCATCATCCCGAGAAACTGGCGAGCATAGGCGCTGAGACTTTCCATGTAGCGCCGCTGCCCCTCGGCATAAATCGTATCGAAGGCGAGGCTGGATTTACCCGAACCGGACAGCCCGGTGATCACGACCAACTGGTCCCGGGGAATATCGAGGTCGATATTCTTCAGATTGTGTTCACGCGCGCCCCGAATAATGATGCGCTCGTCCATGCTCTTCGCCGTTTATTGATGCCGATACGTGGTATTATCAGAGTGGAATTTATACACACACCTTTGAGTTTCCGGCTCGCACACATGTTTTTTACACATTCCTCGTTCTGGCCTAATCTGGCGGTTTGCTGCTGCCTCCCCGTTGCGCTCGCGGCCTGCGAGCCCGCACAAGATCCCGATGCGATTTCTCCGTCTACCGCGGTGTACTTCGAGGCCCTCATGCGCGGGCAGTCGGCCGCGTTTGCGGATACCGTGGAGATGGTCGTGCGAGATGCTGAAAGCTGGGACGCGTTGCTGGGCAGGCTTGAAACGCTGCTGCCCATGCCCCCCGTCGATTTTACAGATGCGATGGTACTGCTCGTCGCCGTCCCCACGCCGACGGGCGGGACGAACATCCAGTTCGATTCCGTCGAGGACGACGGACAAACCTGGATCGCCACCTACTCGATCGGTATGCCGGCGCGCGACTGCCGCGCGATCGACGGCATCGCCGTTCCATTTCAAGCTGTCGTCGTCCCCCGGAGCGACCGCCCCGTCCGGTTCGAGCATAGCATCGAACCCTATCCATGCACGATGCAATGATTACGTCATACTATTGGAAATTGCCGGGTAAAGATTAAATGGGAATGGGGGTGCGGTGATGCCACTGGAACCAGAAACGTCCCTTTAACCTGTAATTTTTAATCTGTAAGATCACCCTATGCGACCGCCATATCCACATGGGCGAGGGTCGGGTTGTCCACGCGAATGTCGCTCTCGATGTTGCCGTCGCGCAGCCGGACCACACGGCGGGCGTGACGGGCGACATCTTCTTCGTGGGTCACGACCAGGAGCGTGTTGCCCTGCCGGTACAGCAACTCGAATAGGTGCATGATCTCGTCACCGGTCTTCGAGTCCAGGTTGCCGGTCGGCTCATCCGCCATCAAGATGGAAGGCTTGTTGACGAGGGCGCGGGCCACAGCCACGCGCTGGCGCTGACCGCCGGACAATTCGTTGGGCTTATGAGACATGCGATCGCCCAATCCCACACTCTGCAACGCGCGTATGGCCTGTTCGCGACGGGCGGACTTCCGCATGCCGGCGTACACGAGTGGGAGCTCGACGTTCTGGAGACAGGTGACCCGGGGCAGCAGGTTAAACGTCTGGAATACGAACCCAATTTCTCGATTCCGGATCATGGCCAGCTCGTTATCGCTCATCTCACTCACACTCTGGCCGTTCAGAAAATAGGTGCCGCTCGTCGGGGTGTCGAGGCAGCCGATGATGTTCATCATCGTGGACTTGCCAGATCCGGATGGCCCCATAATGGCCACGTATTCGTTTACATCCACCTTCAGCGACACGCCGTCGAGCGCGCGCACCTCCTGATCGCCCATCTGGTAGACTTTTGTGACGCGAGTAAGCTCGATCAACGACTGGTCGGGATTCTTCATTGCAGCGCGTTGCGTTTGGGGATTAGCGGGGCCCGATGGCCGGGCGGCCTTTACGTTCTTCGAGCTTTACGGCGGCATCGGGCTCAAGTTGCCGGCTGATGGCGCTGTAGGGACCGATAATCACCTTCTCCGTACCCGTAAGACCGCTCTTGATTTCGATATGGGTATCATCCGAAATGCCGGTTTCAACCTCCAGCATCTGAGCCTTCCCGTCCACCATTACAAAGATGACTTTGCGCAGGTCCTCGACGACATTCTCCGGCTCACCCGCCTCCTGTACGCCGGCTTCCTGGTTGTCCACTTCCTGCATTGGCGTCGCCGACTCATCCGAGGCTTCCGCTTCGGCCTTGATTCGGTTGAAATCCCGAACCGTTACGGCCTGGATAGGGATGACGATGGCGTCACGCACCGTCTCGGTGAACACATCCACCGTCCCGCTCATTCCCGGGCGGAAGTTGGGCGATTCTAGCGGCGTCGGTGGGACTTCCTCCTGGCGCACGCCACGGGAAGCCGCCATCCCTTCCTTTTCGTCCAGATTGTGGGTATCCACGATCCGAATCTTGACCGGGAAGTTCGTCACTTGCTCCTGCGTGCCGGCGCCCGTGACGCGCGCCGAGTTCGCGATCTCGGTGACGACGCCACGGAAGCCGCGCTCCGGGTAGGCGTCGACTTCGATCAGCGCGGAATCGTTTAACGTGACGTTCACCACGTCGTTTTCGTTGACGTCTACTTCGATCTCCATCTGATCCAGCTTCGCCAGACGCATCATCTCGGTGCCGGCCATCTGGCTGGTGCCCACCACGCGTTCGCCCAACTCCACGTCCAGCATGCTGATCGTGCCGCTCATCGGGGCGTAAATCGCCGTCTTCGCCAACTGCTCTCGCACCTCCTTCAACTGCGCCTCGCTGCTGCGGACAGAGTATTCGGCGGCTTCGTAGCCGGCTTTAGCCACCTCAAACTGCGATTCCGTGCGCTGAAACTCGCTCTCGGAGACGGCCTGCTTATCGAATAACCCCCGCTGACGCTTGAGTTCGATCTCGGCAATCAACATGTCCGCACGCCGCTGAGCGAGCATGGCCTTGGACTGAAGCACGCTGGCCTCGCCGCGCTCCACCTGGGCGGCATAGTCGTCCTGACGGATGCGAACCAGCAACTGCCCCTGCTCCACATAGTCACCTTCGTTGATGGGAAGAGCTACAATTTCACCGGGCACGTCCGGGCTGATCTTAACCTCGATTTCCGGCTGAATCTTACCGGATGCGGTTACCATCTGGGTGATATTCCGCCGTTCAATGTCGGCTACTTCGACGACCAGCGACGTGTCTTTTTCGCCCAACACGCCGGCAGCGCGCAGACCCGCCAGCGCGCCGACCACCACCACAAGTCCAATCAGCAGGTACACAATCAGTCGTGTAGCTGACGTTTTTTTCTTCGCCATATAAGGTGGCCAACCCGGCCTTTCAAGTAGGGAGATGCGAAAGAGGCGCCCGAAGGCGCCTCCAAATAACCGTCAAACGGGCTTATGGTTGCTGAAACAACGGCTCGGTCGGATTGAGCCGGCCCATGTAGTAATCAATCAACTTTTTCTGGAAGAGAAAATCGAACCGGGCCTGCGTGCGGTCGCTCGCGGCTTGCACGAAGTTGGCGCGCGCTTGCGATAACTCCACAAGCGTCGCCGCGCCTACATTGTAGCGCTCCTGCTCCGCCGTGAGGGCCTGCTGAGCCGCGATTTCTTGCTTCTCGGTCACGTCGAGCCGCTTTTCGGTAGTGACGTAATCCAGGTACGCCTGCCGTACGTCCAGCGCGATGTTCTGCTGGAGGTCTTCCAGGACCAGACGCGAGTTATCGTACTGCACACGCGCTTGCTGGATAAAATTGCTGGTCTCGAAGCGATCGAAAATAGGGATGCTCAGGTTAAGTCCGATCGAGCTACTCCGGCGAATGTCGGTGAACTGGTCCGAAAAGCTGAACGTACTCTGGTCGTCATAATTCGAACTGGTATTCGCCGCGAGGCTCAGGCTCGGGAAGAAGCCGGATCGCGCCGCCCGGATACCCTCACGCGCCGCGATGATGTCATTTTCACGCGCCTTCAGGTCCAACCGCTGCCCGAACGCCTCCTGAAGCATCACGGGCACCTCGTATTGCTGCGGCATCAGAAGCGCATCGGTCACTTCCGGCGCTACGAATGCGTAAGCGCCGAAAGGGTCGAGCTGCAAGACTTGCATTAGGCCGACTTCGCCCAACTGATACGCCCGCTCGGCATTGATGAGGGTTAGCTCGGCATTGGCCGTGGCGGCCTGCTGCTGGTAGAGGTCCGAGATGGGACGCGAGCCCACATTGGTGAACTCCTCGATCTGAACGAGTTGCTGCCGTTGGGATTCCAGGTTCTCTTGCTGGATCAGGATCTGCTCCCGCCGTTCGAGAAGGTTGAGGTAGCTGGACATCACGTTGAACACGACTGTCTGCCGCTGCCGCTCAAAGTCGAAGTCGCTCGCTTCCAGGTTTCGCTGCGCCTGACGGTACGCCGAAACGCGCCCGAACCCATCGAACAGGGTGACCCGGCTACTCGCCGAGGCGTTCATGCGGTTCGTGGTCTGATCGACGAAGTCCAATACCTCCGTACTGAAGTTCCGGCCGTAGTTCTGGCTGGCGTTGGCGTTCATAGAAAGATCGGGAAGGAAGGCGCTTCGCTGACGCGAGAGGTTGATCGCGTCCAACTCCACGGTGTTCGCGGAGCGCATCAACGACACGTTCTGCTCGAGGGCGATACGTACAGCCTCATCGAAGGTGATCTGCGTGGGGGTTTGCGCCTGGCTGTAGCGGGGTGCGAAACCGGCGAGCGCAAGGAATACGCCGGCTACGAGCAGCGATGAAAAGCGATAAAGGCGCCAGTCGGGCGAGGGCTTTGGCAAAGTCATGACGGTTTCGGGACGAGCGAACAATCTGGATGTAATCGTAAACAACGCTCCTGTACGCCTCGTCACTTCAGTTGTTACGGGACGCCGGAAACGAGATCCCTTCGCTGACTTTCAACGGTGCGGGGCTCGTGCGGAGGGGGAGGGATTCGAACCCTCGATACCCGCGAAGGTATGCTGGTTTTCAAGACCAGTGCGTTCAACCGCTCTGCCACCCCTCCTACGATCCCGATCGGATGTAGATCGGGTTAAAAAGCGCCACTATTACGCGATACCGCGGGGGATGTTCAGGAATCTCTGCCGATGCGCTATTTTTTAACGTTCTTAACGTTCTCTTGCAATCGATCACACCCATGGACGCATCCCGTTTCCAGCCAGCCGGAGGCTCTGTCACGCTCTCCACCGCGACTGGCGTCGCTCGCATCAAGTTCACCACGCCCAACCACAATGCGCTCCCGGCCGAGATCCTGGCGCAGCTGGCCGATCGCATCGAGGAAGCCGGCCACGCACCCGACGTGCGGGTGATCGTTCTGTCGAGCGGGGGGGATCGGACCTTCTGCGCCGGCGCTGGCTTCGATGAACTCGCGGCCATTGACAACGAGGCCTCCGGCAGGCGGTTCTTTGGTGGATTCGCCCGCGTCATCAACGCCTGCCGGCGCTGTCCACACCTGATCATCGGTAGGATCCAGGGCAAAGCCGTCGGCGGTGGGGTGGGACTGGCGGCCGCGGTCGACTATGCGCTCGCGACGGAGCACGCCGCCGTCCGCCTTAGCGAACTGTCCATCGGCATCGGACCCTTCGTGGTCGGGCCGGCCATCGAACGAAAGATCGGGAACGCCGCCTTCGCGGCACTGGCGATCGATACAACCGAACGGCCGGCGTCCTGGGCGCACGAACACGGCCTTTACGCCGCGCTCCACCCCTCTATCGAGGCGCTCGACCGCGCCGTGGAAGACCTCGCCGCCCGGCTCGCCGGCTTCAGCCCGGATGCGTTGGCCGCGCTCAAGCACGTCC
Coding sequences:
- a CDS encoding PqqD family protein, giving the protein MMIPEDMIPVQRPDVLSQGVLEEMVLYDGNSEMGFSLNASAKAIWDACDGSKTVVQICEDLSGVFDIPAGELLVDVRLALEQFLVLGLIQDKQSLVNNEADVA
- a CDS encoding M24 family metallopeptidase; this encodes MRLFFLFLLLTPSSLLAQHLPMPAILPLREQAAVIDRVLLDRFETVVPALMRREGIDMWVIVGREYNEDPVIETMLPATWLAARRRTILLFYDRGDEAGLERLAVARYAVGNAFPAAWNPEEEPDQWKRLAALIAERNPRKIALNRSSTFAHADGMTDTEFDALTSALPAGLRGRIVSAENLAVGWLETRTEQEMQLYPMIVRIAHAIIAEGLSEQAIQPGVTTTTDLEWWFRERIRSLGLVTWFHPSVDVQRADTADARSDFSTRPGETTILPGDLLHVDFGITYLRLNTDTQQHAYVLKPGETEAPAGLRAALAAGNRLQDILTSQFQTGRTGNEMLAAARAQAIAEGQRPSIYTHPIGFHGHAAGPAIGMWDSQGGVPGTGDYPLYLNTAYSIELNTTVAVPEWGKDVRIMLEEDAFFDGDEVGYIDGRQTEFWLVPRLSANTP
- a CDS encoding ATP-binding protein, encoding MWRSSLAANRDLPARPLDFDRRDERIVQSVRRLAMTVARMFSAPGAFVALYEKDELLQIMACFGIDLAAQPESGFLSPALVFPGKSLIVPDTDLEPAFANDVWVTNAGIRFFAGAPLIDTSGHPVGLLCIVDRAPRAFANGHIKLLHDMASIGVSELSTHHRLRVQEQALQEAQARVSRVEALYERMTAGLPIPLFAVDATCRVLNWNPACAETLGYSQDEVLGQPITPLLAEDAVTGGFDTIVQRVFNRRRISGLDLKMRTRAGSIRRLSCRLLPVYDALGQIEACAFMAADITALQRLEQANRELDAGNHLLAGLTSACSFALTQEADGTCWLQRASSAFGRVTGIRFDTSQPLRWTDMVHPDDAGPMLAAYQALSLQQSDTVCVRLRIPDAGHRRMQHAVQLVEHDPATGARRYLGVLRIDKTGWPPPAVDLLDSSILSIMSHEIRTPLTSILGFAELLGAQEDATHRRFAALIEKSAGRLFDTLGALLDLSQQEDHLLAFEPTLSDFGAHVAEVATPFREDAIARGLLWHFHAPAEPVMASIDPEASTRVLKQILSNALKFTSLGAIQIIVASTEDAVTLIVQDTGVGISAEFFPHLFREFQQECTGITRPFEGAGLGLAIAKRLVDAMGGVIALESEKGVGTTVTLRYTRAA
- the uvrA gene encoding excinuclease ABC subunit UvrA translates to MDERIIIRGAREHNLKNIDLDIPRDQLVVITGLSGSGKSSLAFDTIYAEGQRRYMESLSAYARQFLGMMERPDLDFIDGLSPVISIEQKTVSRNPRSTVGTVTEIYDFLRLLYARAATAYSYISGAPMRKQSDDEIINRILAFEEGTRLLLLAPVVKGRKGHYRELFEQIGRQGFTRVRVNGELVEITDGMKLDRYKTHDIEVVVDRVVIKEDIRTRLSQSIDIALGMGGGTLVVALLDGEKMTDFLFSRHLFSPEDGLSYEDPSPNSFSFNSPYGACTECAGLGTKQELDPALIIPNPSKTIGQGGIEPIGKPRDIWMFSQLKAVAEIHGFDFNTPLNQLTESQMQVLLDGAGDEQFEIVYTYKNREVAYKHRYGGINQHIWHTYSNSTSVTARRWAEGYMRAMPCKACGGGRLRKESLAFRLGEKNIAELVRMDLNALRVYFGQLLLTEREWIIARPIVKEIRERLEFLINVGVGYLSLDRPARTLSGGESQRIRLATQIGTQLVGVLYILDEPSIGLHPRDNDKLISSLRQLRDMGNSVLVVEHDREMIEAADFVVDLGPGAGEYGGHIVGRSAPAGLVKGFNGYESLTASYLSGERTIALPRERRAGNGSWLVLTGATGHNLKGDTLRLPLGTFICVTGVSGSGKSSLINQTLYPILANHFHRAMLVPLPHQGIQGLNQIDKVIDIDQSPIGRTPRSNPATYTALFSHIRDLFTQLPESKIRGYKAGRFSFNVKGGRCETCKGAGIVKLEMNFLPDVYVACETCKGRRYNAETIEVLYKGKSIADVLEMPVSEALTFFENVPRIERKLRTLESVGLGYIRLGQQATTLSGGEAQRVKLAKELSRPGTGSTLYILDEPTTGLHFEDIRHLLNVLRALVKKGNTVLVIEHNMDVVKVADHVIDLGPTGGMEGGHILGAGTPEELARMETSTSTYLRDELERTRRFQNGNEEEINLDAFMGEGDDLDDTDEIEEEEEETNEPVA